Proteins encoded by one window of Methylomonas sp. AM2-LC:
- a CDS encoding metal-dependent hydrolase, which yields MSPFGHYVTASSVSIALLRSNEWSLNTAISEIFSGYSLELHSSGALLMIALGIVAGSRGPDRLEIPSFNPKTKERRSLIPHRTLTHWPFFWFAISILVITIFLSFDGLLIRSIILSMIGFVIACWLHLALDILTPAGIPLLNPFGRRVTFNVYKSGSSSEILIVLVIILFTQIFLPPINWLAFF from the coding sequence ATGTCTCCTTTTGGTCATTATGTAACTGCATCCTCCGTCTCTATCGCGCTTCTAAGATCAAACGAATGGTCACTAAATACGGCTATATCAGAAATCTTCTCAGGATACAGTTTGGAACTTCATTCTTCTGGAGCCCTTCTAATGATTGCATTGGGTATTGTGGCTGGATCAAGAGGTCCAGATCGACTTGAAATACCTTCCTTTAATCCAAAAACTAAAGAACGTCGATCACTGATCCCTCACAGAACATTAACCCATTGGCCTTTTTTTTGGTTTGCAATTTCAATACTTGTCATAACAATTTTCTTAAGCTTTGACGGATTACTTATTCGATCAATCATTTTGTCTATGATTGGGTTTGTTATTGCATGCTGGTTGCATTTGGCCTTAGATATTTTGACTCCAGCCGGAATTCCTTTGTTAAATCCATTTGGAAGAAGAGTAACATTTAACGTTTATAAATCAGGTTCTTCATCAGAGATACTGATTGTTTTAGTGATTATTCTGTTTACTCAGATTTTTCTACCTCCCATTAATTGGTTGGCATTTTTTTAG
- a CDS encoding NF038129 family PEP-CTERM protein: protein MAQKNTFTHYLLALICSQFMLMSAHANDILSSSNNQPVTPANEIFTTIFTKPLNGTNAELVFDFNAGNGHLPNSVTITNFMTDGIQSQVNSTVIGDVTGNLSSTVTLNNTQHHNEVIQPITLGNTIGFSFETTNNNDPTATIADAFSVYLLDANGQSLFTTTDKSGANSLLTYTFDGGFTMNHATADISNPVTWAIAMSGPVLATPLPGALWLFATAFIGFCLRQSRRC, encoded by the coding sequence ATGGCACAAAAAAACACTTTTACACATTATCTGTTGGCTCTAATCTGTAGTCAATTTATGTTAATGTCCGCACATGCCAACGATATATTATCATCTAGCAATAACCAGCCTGTGACACCAGCAAACGAAATTTTCACGACAATCTTTACCAAGCCTTTAAACGGAACAAATGCAGAATTAGTGTTTGATTTTAACGCTGGCAATGGACACCTACCCAACTCGGTCACTATTACCAACTTTATGACTGACGGCATTCAGTCGCAGGTTAATTCCACTGTAATAGGTGATGTAACCGGGAATCTCTCTTCCACAGTTACCCTTAATAACACACAGCATCATAATGAGGTTATCCAACCTATTACCTTGGGTAACACCATAGGCTTTAGTTTCGAAACAACGAATAATAATGACCCCACTGCGACTATAGCCGATGCATTTTCAGTTTATTTACTCGATGCTAATGGTCAAAGTCTGTTTACCACGACAGATAAAAGCGGGGCTAATTCGTTGCTAACCTATACTTTTGATGGCGGATTCACTATGAATCACGCCACAGCCGATATTAGTAATCCTGTCACTTGGGCAATAGCTATGTCTGGGCCAGTGCTTGCTACGCCGCTACCGGGTGCTTTGTGGTTATTTGCTACAGCATTCATCGGTTTTTGTTTAAGACAAAGTCGTCGTTGTTGA
- a CDS encoding glycine zipper family protein, whose product MLSDTAYGTVIGTTFGAVLGGFLQDPGIGASIGAAAGAAGVLVEKFFLSDNNGFKNAYVYCLRYRGHNASK is encoded by the coding sequence ATGTTAAGTGATACGGCTTATGGAACAGTTATCGGTACCACCTTTGGAGCTGTTTTAGGTGGCTTTCTACAAGATCCAGGAATTGGTGCAAGCATTGGTGCTGCAGCCGGAGCCGCTGGGGTGTTGGTCGAGAAATTTTTTCTTTCAGACAACAATGGATTTAAAAATGCATATGTTTACTGTCTTCGATATCGTGGCCATAACGCATCTAAATAA
- a CDS encoding YbaB/EbfC family nucleoid-associated protein: MSFGKKKPSSDIKLNRKDYEKNQKKIGNEFERLMASYKQDFDSREFKQSIDSDRISVVLTGNRQVKSIHVDQELLSTNWENVEENLVTAINQCISDIHIADVELMKLVQDELADNLENILKKSA; encoded by the coding sequence ATGAGTTTCGGAAAAAAGAAACCTAGCAGTGACATTAAATTGAATAGAAAGGACTATGAAAAAAACCAAAAAAAAATTGGTAATGAATTTGAAAGGCTAATGGCAAGCTATAAACAAGATTTTGATAGCAGAGAATTTAAACAATCCATTGATTCTGATCGTATTTCTGTCGTACTGACTGGAAATAGACAAGTAAAATCAATTCATGTTGATCAAGAACTTTTGTCGACAAATTGGGAAAATGTTGAAGAAAATCTGGTTACAGCAATCAATCAATGTATTAGCGATATTCACATTGCTGATGTGGAGTTAATGAAATTAGTTCAGGATGAACTTGCTGACAACCTGGAAAATATTCTAAAAAAATCGGCCTAA